From the Leptotrichia sp. oral taxon 221 genome, one window contains:
- the thiD gene encoding bifunctional hydroxymethylpyrimidine kinase/phosphomethylpyrimidine kinase, which yields MSNLKKVVTIAGSDTSGGAGIQADLKTFQERGVYGMNIITVLVTMDPKDWSHKVFPVDMNTIKEQANTVFNAIGVDAVKTGMLPTVEIINYAGELIKDLKNTPIVIDPVMVCKGVKEALFPENTIAMRKALLPNATVTTPNLFEAAQLADVEPITNLDDLKEAVKKIYDFGVKNVVIKGGKSFSKNSAIDVLYDGSNFDVIETEKIDTPYTHGAGCSFAACMTAELAKGATVKEALETTKTLITEALRQSFKLGEFVGPLNHKAFALK from the coding sequence ATGTCAAATTTAAAGAAAGTAGTTACAATTGCAGGATCAGATACAAGTGGAGGAGCTGGTATTCAAGCTGATTTGAAAACATTCCAAGAAAGAGGCGTTTATGGAATGAACATCATCACAGTTCTTGTTACAATGGATCCAAAAGATTGGTCGCATAAAGTATTTCCAGTTGATATGAATACTATTAAGGAACAAGCAAACACAGTTTTCAATGCAATTGGAGTAGATGCAGTAAAAACAGGGATGTTACCAACAGTAGAAATTATCAATTATGCAGGAGAATTAATTAAAGATTTAAAAAATACTCCAATCGTAATTGATCCAGTTATGGTTTGTAAAGGTGTAAAAGAAGCTCTTTTTCCTGAAAATACAATTGCAATGAGAAAAGCATTGCTTCCAAATGCAACAGTTACAACACCGAATTTATTTGAAGCCGCACAATTAGCAGATGTTGAGCCAATAACAAATTTAGATGATTTAAAAGAAGCTGTTAAAAAAATATATGACTTTGGGGTAAAAAATGTTGTTATTAAAGGTGGAAAATCATTTAGTAAAAATTCTGCGATAGATGTTTTATATGATGGATCAAATTTTGATGTAATAGAAACTGAAAAAATCGATACACCTTATACTCATGGAGCTGGATGTTCATTTGCAGCATGTATGACTGCTGAATTAGCTAAGGGTGCTACAGTGAAAGAGGCTTTGGAAACTACAAAAACATTGATTACAGAAGCGTTAAGACAATCATTTAAATTAGGTGAATTTGTAGGTCCTTTAAATCATAAAGCATTTGCTTTGAAATAA
- a CDS encoding DUF4352 domain-containing protein gives MEDNTNITEKKDYKKWGTGILIVVVVLGVLWSIFGGRKTTVQKVATSNVSNSETKKASTKTFKMGEKITTEVAEVIIEGKQVKDKLMDETGYFENKPSAEGNKFLILYVNVKNLTQEPLNLNSSSFILNASSTQSFSPVTLLIKNSLFIDAINPGQQVKKLVFFDVPAAVANSKNLKITLGTNISSKTSENKEIISVNLQ, from the coding sequence ATGGAAGATAATACAAATATTACTGAAAAAAAAGACTATAAAAAATGGGGAACGGGAATTTTAATTGTTGTCGTTGTATTGGGTGTTTTATGGAGCATTTTTGGTGGAAGAAAAACTACCGTTCAAAAAGTCGCTACATCTAATGTTTCAAATTCAGAAACTAAAAAAGCATCAACTAAAACTTTTAAAATGGGAGAAAAGATAACTACCGAAGTTGCCGAAGTTATAATCGAAGGAAAACAAGTTAAAGATAAGTTAATGGATGAAACTGGATATTTTGAAAATAAACCTAGTGCCGAAGGAAATAAATTTTTAATTTTATATGTGAACGTAAAAAACCTTACACAAGAACCTTTAAATCTTAATTCTAGTAGCTTTATTTTGAATGCTTCTAGCACACAATCATTTTCACCTGTAACTCTACTTATAAAAAATAGCTTGTTTATTGATGCAATTAATCCAGGACAACAAGTGAAAAAACTAGTATTTTTTGATGTTCCTGCAGCAGTTGCTAATTCAAAAAATTTGAAAATAACTTTAGGAACAAATATTTCATCTAAAACTAGCGAAAATAAAGAGATAATTTCTGTTAACTTACAATAA
- the rlmN gene encoding 23S rRNA (adenine(2503)-C(2))-methyltransferase RlmN → MIKKDKDGKIDIIGMNLEEMVTTFVGLGLKKFNATQVFDWIHNKMVFNFDEFSNISKKDREFLKEHFYIAQLTFKTHQISDDKDTEKFLFELSDNRLIESVLISHKNRHTLCVSSQIGCLIGCDFCATATMTYERNLSASEILLQFYYVQKYLSERGERLGNVVYMGMGEPFLNYDSVIESINILNSPKGQNFSKRNFTVSTSGIVTGIEKFTENESQVNLAISLHSVRDDRRTEIMPINKRWGVQELKKALINYQKKTKNRITFEYILIDDFNCEYSDAFELADYLRSFSCLVNLIPYNPVKGKIYKTPSKSKQREFYKLLKDKNINVTLRETKGQDIAAACGQLKAKKEMENGTEN, encoded by the coding sequence ATGATTAAAAAAGATAAAGATGGAAAAATTGATATAATTGGAATGAATCTAGAAGAAATGGTAACTACTTTCGTAGGTTTAGGGTTGAAAAAATTCAATGCAACACAAGTTTTTGACTGGATTCATAATAAAATGGTATTCAATTTTGATGAATTTTCCAATATTTCAAAAAAAGATAGAGAATTTTTAAAGGAACATTTTTACATTGCACAATTAACCTTTAAAACTCATCAAATATCAGATGATAAAGATACTGAAAAGTTTCTTTTTGAATTAAGTGATAATAGGTTAATTGAAAGTGTGTTGATTTCACATAAAAATCGTCATACTCTTTGTGTTTCTTCACAAATTGGATGTTTGATTGGTTGTGATTTTTGTGCCACTGCTACGATGACTTACGAAAGAAATTTAAGTGCTTCTGAAATTTTATTACAGTTTTATTATGTGCAAAAATATTTATCAGAAAGAGGCGAAAGATTAGGAAATGTCGTTTATATGGGAATGGGAGAACCATTTTTAAATTACGATAGCGTAATCGAATCAATTAATATTTTAAATTCGCCTAAAGGACAAAATTTTTCAAAAAGAAACTTTACAGTTTCAACGAGTGGAATTGTTACTGGAATTGAGAAATTTACTGAAAATGAAAGCCAAGTTAATCTTGCAATCTCACTTCATTCTGTTAGAGATGATAGAAGAACTGAAATTATGCCTATTAACAAAAGATGGGGTGTGCAAGAATTGAAAAAAGCTCTGATTAATTATCAGAAAAAAACTAAAAACAGGATTACTTTCGAATATATTTTAATTGATGATTTTAATTGCGAGTATAGTGATGCGTTTGAATTAGCTGATTACTTGCGTTCGTTCTCTTGTTTAGTAAATCTTATTCCTTATAATCCTGTAAAGGGTAAAATTTATAAAACGCCTTCTAAATCGAAGCAAAGAGAATTTTATAAATTATTAAAAGACAAAAATATTAATGTAACATTGCGTGAAACAAAAGGTCAAGATATTGCCGCTGCTTGTGGACAATTGAAAGCCAAAAAGGAGATGGAAAATGGCACAGAAAATTAA